DNA sequence from the Streptomyces cinnabarinus genome:
GGCACCGCGACGACTCCCTCGGGCATGGGGTTGCGGCCGAGCAGCGGGACCACGCAGACGCCGAGCCCGGCGGCGACCAGGCCGAGTTGGGTGTGGGTCTCGGCCGCGCGGTGGCCGACGATCGGCTCGATGCCCTTGGAGCGCAGGGTGAACATCAGCCACTCGTGACAGAACTCGCCCTGGCCCCAGGTGATCCACTCGTCCTCGGCGAAGTCGGCGAGGTCCACCTCCTCGCGGCCCGCGAAGCGATGGCCGACGGGCATCGCCACATCGGCGGGGTCGTCCAGGATCGGCGCCTTGACCAGTCCGTCCGGGAGCGGCATCGGCTTGTTGTACCAGTCGAGCACCACGGCCAGGTCGAGATCGCCGCGGACCACTCCGGCGACGCCGTTCTCCGGTTCCAGCTCGCAGGAGCGCAGCCGCAGCGCCGGGTGCTCGGCGCGCAGCGCGGCGAGGGCGACCGGGAAGAGGCCGCGCGCGGCCGTCGGGAAGGCCGCCAGTCTCAGCTCGCCCGCGACCTGCCCGCGCTGCGCCTCCAGATCGGACTGGGCCAGCTCGACCTGGGACAGGATCCGTGCCGCGTGCTCCGCGAGCAGCCGTCCGGCGTCGGTGAGCCGCACGCCCCGGCCGTTCTTGGCGAGCAGCTGCTGGCCGACCTCCCGCTCCAGCTTGGACATCTGCTGCGAGACGGCGGAGGTGGTGATGTGCAGCCCTTCGGCCGCACCGCTGACCGAGCCGTGCCGGGCGAGGGCGTCGAGGGTGCGCAGGCGCTCCAGGTTCAACATGTAAGCAATGCTACGAGATAAGGCTCGCGAATTCTCGCTTGTGCTACGAGATTGCCATGCCGCACCCTGTTCCCATGACCCGCTCCCGCTCGCTGCTCGACTGGCGACTGCGCTTCGCCGCCCTCTCCCTGATCTGGGGCTTCAGTTTCCTGCTCATCAAGGTGGGCACCGACGGCTACGCCCCGTTCCAGGTCACCTTCGGCCGGCTGCTGTTCGGTACGGCGGTGCTCGCCGTCGCCATGACGGTACGCCGGGAGAGGCTCCCGCGCGGGGCGCGCACCTGGGGGCATCTGACAGTCGCCGCGCTGCTGCTGAACGCGCTGCCGTTCTCGCTGTTCGCCTACGCGGAGCTGACGATCCCCTCGACGCTCGCGGGCATCTGCAACGCCACCTCCCCGCTGTGGGGCATGGCCCTGTCCCTGGTCGCCCTCTCCGAGGACCGGCCCACCCGGCTCCGGGTCGCGGGCCTCGGCGTCGGCTTCCTCGGCGTCCTGACGGTGCTCGGCGCCTGGCAGGGCTTCGCGGGCATGGACGCGCGCGGCACCGGCATGGCCCTGCTGGCCTCGCTCTGCTACCCGATCGGCTGGATCTACGTCCGGCGCACCCTGGCCGGGGCGGGCTCCTCGAACCTGTCGCTGACCGGCGCCCAGTTGCTGCTCGCCACCGGGCAACTGGCCGTCGTCACCCCGCTGTTCACCACCGCCCCGACCGACTTCCCGCTGCTCCCCCTGCTCGCGGTCGCGGCCCTCGGCGCCCTCGGCACCGGCTTCGCGGTGCTGCTCCAGTACGGACTCGTCGCCGAAGTCGGCCCGACGACCGCCCAGATGGTCACGTACTTCATCCCGGTCATCGCCACGGCGGCGGGCGTCGCCCTGCTCGGCGAGTCGCTGACCTGGTCGACACCGGTCGGTGCGCTGATCGTCCTGGCGGGGGCGGCGCTGACCCAGATACGCCCGCGCGAGCGGGGAGAGACGGCCGTCGAGGCCGAGCGCCCCGCGCGGGAGCGCGCCGAGGCAGCCTCCTAGTCGCGCTGCGGTCGGGAGCAGGGCGTACGGCCGAAGGCGGCGCGCCCCTCACCCCGCTGCGGCCCGGAGCCAGGCGTACGACTGAAACAGCCCCTGAACTCCGCAACGGTCCGAATCCCGGTGTACGGCCAAGGCGGCGCCCTAGACCCCGCTGCGGTCCGGAGCGGGGCGTACAGCGGAGGCGATGGCGTCGGCCAGGGGCCCGGTCTCCGCCTCCGTCAGGGTCGAGACCGTGACGCGCATCCCGGGACCGGAGTCCAGGCGGAAGCGGGCGCCGGGGGCGACGGCCCAGCCCGCGTGCAGGAGACGTGAGACGGCACCCGTCTCGTCCGGCACGGGCACCCAGACGTTCATGCCGGTGCGGCCCCGCGCGGTGACGCCTCGTTCGGCGAGCGCGTCGATCAGCAGATCCCGGCGGCCGCCGTACCGTGCCGCCACCGCCTTCGGGTCGATCGCGCCGTCCGCCCACAGCCGGGCCACGGCCCGCTGGAGCATCAGGCTGACCCAGCCGGGCCCGAGGCGCTGGCGGCCGCGCACCCGGTCCACGGTGACGGCGTCGCCGGTGAGCACCGCGAGGCGCAGATCGGGGCCGTACGCCTTGGCGGCGGAGCGGACGAAGGCCCAGTGATCGGTGGTGCCGGCCAGCGGGCTCAGCGGGACGTCGACGATCGCGTGGCCGTGGTCGTCCTCGATGAGCAGGGTCCGCGGGTGCTCCCGGAGCACGGAACGCAGCGCACGCGCGCGTGTCGCGCTCACCGCGGCGCCGGTCGGGTTCTGGGCGCGGTCGGTGACGATCAGGGCGCGGGCCCCGGCGCCGAGCACCCGGCGCACATCGTCCGGGAGCGGCCCGTCGTCGTCGACACCCACGGGTGCGACGCGCAGCCCGAGCGCCGGGACGAGGTCGAGGGCGCTGCGCCAGCCCGGGTCCTCGACGGCGACGGTGTCCCCCGGCCGCAGATGCGCAGCCAGGACGCGCTCGATGGCGTCCAGCGAGCCGGAGGTGACGGCCAGCGGCCCTTCCGGAACCCCGTCGGCGTCCAGTTGCGCCCGCGCGAGGCGCGCCAGCTCGGGATCCACGGGCTCGTCGCCGTACAGCACGGGGTCGCGGTCGCCCCGTTCCGTCGCCGCCGCGAACGCCGGGCCGAGCGGGGGCAGCAGCGCCGGATCCGGGTTGCCGTTCGCCAGGTCCCGCACCCCGGCGGGGACGTCCGTGCGGACGTACTCACGGGCGGTGGTGGCCGGTTTGGGGCGCACCCGGCTCCCCCGGCGACCGGCGGTCTCGATGACCCCACGCTCCCGCAGGGTGCGATAAGCCGCCGCGACGGTATTGGGATTCACCCCCAGCTCGATTGCCAACTCCCGCATCGGCGGCAGCAGTTGCCCCGGCTCCAGGGCTCCGGAACCGACCGCGGCCTCGATGCCGGCCGCAATCTCTGCTGCGCGCCGACCCGTGATCCGATATTCTCCTAGCACAAACCAGATTATGCACTAGTGCAATGGAGACCGCAATGCAGGGGACGCAGCAGCCGACATCGGAACCCGCCGCCTACACGCCGACCGACCGCACGGTTCCCACCCGCTCCGCCGAGCGGGCGTCGTACGACAAGGAGCTGGTGCACTCGATACTCGACGAGGCCTATGTCTGCCATCTCGGCTTCGTCCGGGACGGTTCGCCGGTGGTGCTGCCGACACTGTTCGGGCGGGTCGGTGACCGGCTCTACGTGCATGGCTCGACGGGCTCGCGCCCGCTGCGGATGACGGGGCAGGCCGACCCGGGGCTGGAGGTGTGCCTCACCGTCACGCACGTGGACGCGCTGATCCTGGCCCGTTCGGCGTTCCACCACTCGATCAACTACCGGTCCGTGGTGGTGCACGGCGTCGCCCACCAGGTGACGGACCCGGAGGAGAAGCGCCTCGCCCTGGACGCGCTGGTCGACCATGTGGTCCCGGGCCGCTCGGCGGACTCCCGGCCCGCCAACAAGAAGGAGCTGGCCGCCACCGCCGTCATCCGCCTCGACCTGAACGAGGTCTCCGCGAAGCTCCGCACGGGCGGTGTGAACGACGAGCCCGAGGACCTCGCCCTCCCGCACTGGGCCGGAGTGGTCCCGCTGCGCAAGGGCTACGAGACCCCGCTCGACGACCCGGACCTGGCGCCCGGCACGGAGCTTCCCGCCTACCTCGGGTGACCGTGTCCCAGGCCTTATGCGACGGTGCTCCGAGCCGCCGGCTCCCGCTCGGCGCCGCCGCCCGCGACCGGTTCCGGGGAACCCTTGCTCGGGGCCGAGGACTGGGCGATGAAGGCGCCGAGCAGGACGACCGCGCCGCCGATGATCTGCGGGGCGGAGAGGTGCTCGCCGAGCAGGATCCAGGCGAGCACGGTCGCGATGACCGCTTCCAGACAGGCGACGACGCCCGCGACCTGCGGGGAGAGCCGGCGCACCGAGACCACGCCGGTGACGTAGGCGACGACGGTGGCGATCAGCACGATCCAGGAGAGCAGCAGCGCGGCCGCGACCGGGGTGCCGTTCATGTCCGCGCCGTCCGCGAGGACGGACCACTCCATCGACCAGGGGCGGGACACGACGGTCAGCACGGCGGCGCCGACCAGGAGGCCGTAGGCGATGACGCCGAGCGGGTCCGGGGCCTCGTCGGCCGAGTCGGTGCCCTGGTCGGACAGGACGAAGTAGCCGACCTGGCAGCAGGCGGCGCCGAGTGCGAGGAGCAGGCCGAGGGCGTCGAAGCTGAGGCCCGCCCACACCTCGACGACACAGGCCAGCCCGCCCACCGCGAGGACCACTCCGAGCGCGGCGGCCCGGGTCACCGGGCGCCGCTGCACGAACCGCACCCAGCCCAGTACCAGCGCGGGCGCGAGGTACTCCACGAGGAGCGCGACGCCGACCGGGATCCGGGAGATGGAGGCGAAGTAGAAGGCCTGCACACCGGCCACGCCGAGCAGTCCGAACCCGGCGAGCAGCGCGGGGCGGCGGCGCACCAGGTCCCGGTGGCGCACGGCGAGCGGCAGCATCACCAGCGCCGCTCCGGCCACCCTCAGCCACACCACGTGCAGCGGGTCGAGCCCCGCCTCGATCAGCGGCTTGGCCGCGACACCGGATCCCCCGAAGGCGAGCGCCGAGGCGAGGGCGAGGCCGAGCCCCATCCCCTTGCCGCGACTGCCCTGACTGCTCTCTGACGTACGCACCGGCACATGATGACAGGCGATGACATGAGCGTCACCCCCAATGACACCTGTCTCAGCGAGTGGACGGCACAAGACCCCTCAGCAGGCCCCACAGCAGACCTCTGGGCGCCCGCCCTCAGTAGCCGCCCTCCCAGGCGTGCCGCTCGGGGCGGCTGTCGATCCGGGCGTACACCTCGCCCGCGTCGATCCCCGCTCGGGCCAGCACCTCGACCGCCCGCGCCTCCCTGTCCACGACGATCGCGGCGAGCAGGTCGACGCCCCGAGCGGGTTCGTCGCCCCGGCCGGCGGCACGGGCGCAGGCGTACTCCAGCGCGCCCGCGGCCAGCGGCGAGAGTCCGTCGGCGGTCACCAGGGGCACGGCCCCGGAGTCCTCGACGCTGCCCTGCCAGCGCAGGCCGTAGCCGATGCTGCGCTGGACGAGATAGCCGAGCAGCCGGGCGATCTGGGGCCCGTCGTCGAAGACGGACCGCACCTCGGGGTCGTACTCCAGCAGGGAGTGCAGCAGATGGGCGGTGTCGACGTGGCGGTCCGCGTCCCGCACCGCGCGTCGGCGGGCGGCGGAGATCACCGCTGCCAGTTCGGCCGTGAGCCGGGCATCGTCGTCCGGGCGCCCTCCGGCCTGGTCGTGGTCCGGCTGACGGGGGATACGGGGTTGCACACCCTTACCCCATCAGCCCCGGCGGCCCGGGTCATCCGCGGAGGGATGCATCTTCGCGTCCCACACAAAGTGGACCCGGCGGGCCGGAATCTCCTCCTTGGGGATGAGATCAGGCCCTTGTCGCCCGAACGGGCGCGCCGCCGTGCACCGCGCTCCCCGCGCGCAACCACGGCGCCCTCCCGGACGTCCAACAGGTGCATGGAGAGCAGGTGCTGGCTGGTCGCGTTGCCGGCCGTCGACGGCAGACAGTACGTCTACCGGGTGTACGCCCCGGAGGACGCGCTGCCCGCCGACCTGTTCTGGGACGCCTGGCACTGCCACGACGAGAGCACCCACCCGCGCGCGTGGGACCTGTTCGACGCGGCGGTCATACGCCTCGTCGGCTGAGCCCGGCCGGGGTCCGGTCCCCACGCTTCTCTCCACACTTCGCTTCTCTCCACACTTCCTGACGGTTCATCAGTATTGAATGTTCCAGGCCCTGCGGCTACGTTCCGCGACACCGTAGCCCGAGACGAAGGGGTGGTCGCATGGCCGAAGTCAGCGCGGAGGCACGGATCGGGGCACCGGCCGACAAGGTGTGGGCACAACTCGTCGACTGGCCCGCGTAC
Encoded proteins:
- a CDS encoding aminotransferase class I/II-fold pyridoxal phosphate-dependent enzyme — protein: MLGEYRITGRRAAEIAAGIEAAVGSGALEPGQLLPPMRELAIELGVNPNTVAAAYRTLRERGVIETAGRRGSRVRPKPATTAREYVRTDVPAGVRDLANGNPDPALLPPLGPAFAAATERGDRDPVLYGDEPVDPELARLARAQLDADGVPEGPLAVTSGSLDAIERVLAAHLRPGDTVAVEDPGWRSALDLVPALGLRVAPVGVDDDGPLPDDVRRVLGAGARALIVTDRAQNPTGAAVSATRARALRSVLREHPRTLLIEDDHGHAIVDVPLSPLAGTTDHWAFVRSAAKAYGPDLRLAVLTGDAVTVDRVRGRQRLGPGWVSLMLQRAVARLWADGAIDPKAVAARYGGRRDLLIDALAERGVTARGRTGMNVWVPVPDETGAVSRLLHAGWAVAPGARFRLDSGPGMRVTVSTLTEAETGPLADAIASAVRPAPDRSGV
- a CDS encoding LysR family transcriptional regulator; the encoded protein is MLNLERLRTLDALARHGSVSGAAEGLHITTSAVSQQMSKLEREVGQQLLAKNGRGVRLTDAGRLLAEHAARILSQVELAQSDLEAQRGQVAGELRLAAFPTAARGLFPVALAALRAEHPALRLRSCELEPENGVAGVVRGDLDLAVVLDWYNKPMPLPDGLVKAPILDDPADVAMPVGHRFAGREEVDLADFAEDEWITWGQGEFCHEWLMFTLRSKGIEPIVGHRAAETHTQLGLVAAGLGVCVVPLLGRNPMPEGVVAVPLRQRVRRHVYVIWRADADRRPSIRAAVKALRAAGERIGASSTPAF
- a CDS encoding pyridoxamine 5'-phosphate oxidase family protein gives rise to the protein MQGTQQPTSEPAAYTPTDRTVPTRSAERASYDKELVHSILDEAYVCHLGFVRDGSPVVLPTLFGRVGDRLYVHGSTGSRPLRMTGQADPGLEVCLTVTHVDALILARSAFHHSINYRSVVVHGVAHQVTDPEEKRLALDALVDHVVPGRSADSRPANKKELAATAVIRLDLNEVSAKLRTGGVNDEPEDLALPHWAGVVPLRKGYETPLDDPDLAPGTELPAYLG
- a CDS encoding DMT family transporter, which produces MTRSRSLLDWRLRFAALSLIWGFSFLLIKVGTDGYAPFQVTFGRLLFGTAVLAVAMTVRRERLPRGARTWGHLTVAALLLNALPFSLFAYAELTIPSTLAGICNATSPLWGMALSLVALSEDRPTRLRVAGLGVGFLGVLTVLGAWQGFAGMDARGTGMALLASLCYPIGWIYVRRTLAGAGSSNLSLTGAQLLLATGQLAVVTPLFTTAPTDFPLLPLLAVAALGALGTGFAVLLQYGLVAEVGPTTAQMVTYFIPVIATAAGVALLGESLTWSTPVGALIVLAGAALTQIRPRERGETAVEAERPARERAEAAS
- a CDS encoding peptidase, coding for MQPRIPRQPDHDQAGGRPDDDARLTAELAAVISAARRRAVRDADRHVDTAHLLHSLLEYDPEVRSVFDDGPQIARLLGYLVQRSIGYGLRWQGSVEDSGAVPLVTADGLSPLAAGALEYACARAAGRGDEPARGVDLLAAIVVDREARAVEVLARAGIDAGEVYARIDSRPERHAWEGGY
- a CDS encoding EamA family transporter, with the translated sequence MPVRTSESSQGSRGKGMGLGLALASALAFGGSGVAAKPLIEAGLDPLHVVWLRVAGAALVMLPLAVRHRDLVRRRPALLAGFGLLGVAGVQAFYFASISRIPVGVALLVEYLAPALVLGWVRFVQRRPVTRAAALGVVLAVGGLACVVEVWAGLSFDALGLLLALGAACCQVGYFVLSDQGTDSADEAPDPLGVIAYGLLVGAAVLTVVSRPWSMEWSVLADGADMNGTPVAAALLLSWIVLIATVVAYVTGVVSVRRLSPQVAGVVACLEAVIATVLAWILLGEHLSAPQIIGGAVVLLGAFIAQSSAPSKGSPEPVAGGGAEREPAARSTVA